A single genomic interval of Sinorhizobium garamanticum harbors:
- a CDS encoding flagellar basal body P-ring protein FlgI → MKRHVCKWFLTLVATFAATLTLAHGASRIKDVASLQAGRDNQLIGYGLVVGLQGTGDSLRSSPFTDQSIRAMLQNLGISTQGGESRTRNVAAVLVTATLPPFASPGSRVDVTVGSLGDATSLRGGTLVMTSLSGADGQIYAVAQGSVVVTGFNAQGDAATLNQGVTTAGRVPNGAIIERELPARFKDGVNLVLQLRNPDFSTAVGMAAAINKYAAAQFGGRIAEAKDSQSVLVEKPKMADLARLMADVENLVIETDVPARVVVNERTGTIVIGQDVRVAEVAVSYGTLTVQVTEAPTVVQPAPFSRGETALEPNTIIEAQSDGGTVAILNGSSLRSLVAGLNSIGVKPDGIIAILQSIKTAGALQAELVLQ, encoded by the coding sequence ATGAAGCGGCATGTCTGTAAGTGGTTCCTGACGCTCGTCGCGACCTTCGCCGCGACACTGACGCTTGCCCATGGTGCCTCCCGCATCAAGGATGTGGCATCGCTGCAGGCCGGACGGGACAACCAGCTGATCGGTTATGGTCTCGTCGTCGGTCTGCAGGGAACCGGCGATAGCCTGCGCTCCTCGCCCTTCACCGACCAGTCGATCCGCGCCATGTTGCAGAACCTCGGGATCTCCACCCAAGGCGGCGAGTCGCGCACGCGCAACGTCGCGGCAGTGCTGGTCACGGCCACGCTGCCGCCCTTCGCGAGCCCTGGCAGCCGCGTCGATGTGACCGTCGGTTCCCTCGGCGATGCGACGTCGCTGCGCGGCGGCACGCTGGTCATGACCTCGCTTTCCGGCGCAGACGGCCAGATCTACGCGGTCGCGCAAGGCTCGGTCGTCGTGACCGGATTCAATGCGCAAGGCGATGCCGCCACCCTCAATCAGGGCGTGACGACGGCCGGGCGGGTGCCGAACGGCGCCATTATCGAGCGGGAACTGCCGGCGCGATTCAAGGACGGCGTCAATCTGGTGCTGCAACTGCGCAACCCGGATTTCTCCACGGCTGTCGGCATGGCCGCGGCGATCAACAAATATGCCGCCGCACAGTTCGGCGGTCGCATCGCCGAAGCGAAGGATTCGCAGTCGGTGCTGGTCGAAAAGCCAAAGATGGCCGATCTCGCGCGCTTGATGGCCGATGTTGAAAACCTGGTGATCGAAACCGATGTGCCGGCGCGCGTCGTTGTCAACGAAAGGACCGGCACGATCGTCATTGGCCAGGACGTGCGCGTGGCCGAGGTCGCGGTTAGCTACGGCACGCTCACCGTGCAGGTGACCGAGGCGCCGACCGTCGTGCAGCCGGCGCCATTCTCGCGCGGCGAGACCGCGCTCGAGCCGAACACCATTATCGAAGCACAATCGGATGGCGGCACGGTCGCGATCCTGAACGGCTCGAGTCTCCGTTCCCTCGTCGCCGGTCTCAACAGCATCGGCGTCAAGCCGGATGGGATCATCGCCATCCTCCAGAGCATCAAAACGGCGGGAGCCCTTCAGGCGGAGCTTGTTCTGCAATGA
- the flgA gene encoding flagellar basal body P-ring formation chaperone FlgA, whose protein sequence is MMFRRSAANKSTNGSRLRVRTVAFAAALAALLSPAIVFAERPTAVIPKQTIYPGETLDQSLVEVVDVTNPNLTEGYVRSIEEIEGKVTKRTLLPGRVILASALREQYAVERGSTVRLVFNKGGLTITAAGSPLQDAAVGELIRARNVDTGVIVSGTVMADGTIHVVAK, encoded by the coding sequence ATGATGTTTCGCCGATCCGCCGCAAACAAATCGACAAACGGTTCCCGGCTTCGGGTGCGAACCGTGGCATTCGCCGCGGCTCTAGCGGCCCTTCTGTCGCCAGCTATTGTTTTCGCGGAACGGCCGACCGCTGTCATCCCCAAGCAGACGATCTATCCCGGCGAGACGCTCGACCAGAGCCTCGTCGAGGTCGTCGACGTGACCAATCCCAATCTCACGGAGGGCTATGTCCGTTCCATCGAGGAGATCGAGGGCAAGGTTACGAAACGGACGCTGCTTCCCGGACGGGTGATCCTCGCTTCGGCATTGCGTGAGCAATACGCGGTCGAGCGCGGTTCGACGGTTCGGCTCGTCTTCAACAAAGGTGGCCTGACGATCACGGCGGCCGGTTCGCCGTTGCAGGACGCCGCGGTCGGCGAACTGATCCGCGCGCGCAACGTCGATACTGGCGTCATTGTGTCCGGCACGGTCATGGCTGACGGCACTATTCATGTGGTGGCGAAATGA
- the flgG gene encoding flagellar basal-body rod protein FlgG: protein MKALSIAATGMNAQQLNLEVIANNIANINTTGYKRARAEFSDLLYQTERAQGVPNRANQAIVPEGAIIGLGVQTSAVRNLHIQGSLVNTGNDYDLALVGRGWFQIETPDGETAYTRSGAFNTNATGQLVTIDGYTVVPGITVPQDASEITFTSSGQVLVRIGNNTELQEIGQLTIANFVNEAGLEPQGENLFKQTPASGEPIIGTPADPGFAQIKQNYLEASNVDPVKEITDLISAQRAYEMNSKIIQAADEMAATVSKNLR, encoded by the coding sequence ATGAAGGCCCTTTCCATCGCCGCCACGGGCATGAACGCCCAACAGTTGAACCTGGAAGTCATCGCGAACAACATCGCGAACATCAACACGACGGGCTACAAGCGGGCGCGCGCCGAGTTTTCAGATCTGCTTTATCAGACCGAGCGCGCCCAGGGCGTGCCCAACCGCGCCAACCAGGCAATCGTCCCGGAAGGCGCGATTATCGGTCTCGGCGTGCAGACTTCGGCCGTGCGCAACCTTCATATCCAGGGCAGCCTCGTCAACACCGGAAACGACTACGATCTGGCGCTCGTCGGCCGCGGCTGGTTCCAGATCGAGACGCCGGATGGAGAGACGGCCTATACACGTTCAGGCGCCTTCAACACCAATGCCACCGGCCAGCTCGTCACCATTGACGGCTACACCGTCGTTCCCGGCATCACGGTGCCGCAGGATGCCAGCGAAATCACCTTCACCTCTTCCGGGCAGGTGCTGGTGCGCATCGGCAACAACACGGAACTGCAGGAAATCGGCCAGCTGACGATCGCGAACTTCGTCAACGAGGCCGGGCTCGAGCCGCAGGGCGAAAACCTATTCAAGCAGACGCCGGCTTCTGGCGAGCCGATCATCGGGACGCCGGCGGATCCCGGCTTTGCCCAGATCAAGCAGAACTATCTCGAGGCCTCGAACGTGGATCCGGTCAAGGAAATCACCGACCTGATCTCGGCCCAACGCGCCTATGAGATGAATTCCAAGATCATTCAGGCCGCAGACGAGATGGCGGCGACGGTCAGCAAGAACCTCAGGTAA
- a CDS encoding flagellar hook-basal body complex protein FliE, with the protein MIDAIQSVGAFSAMKETEGTSLTASSALITPGAGAAVPQSQSFAEVLGNMATDTIRSMKSAEGASLQAVRGEANTREVIDAVMNAEQSLQTALAIRDKVVSAYLEIARMQI; encoded by the coding sequence ATGATCGATGCAATCCAGTCCGTCGGCGCGTTTTCGGCCATGAAGGAGACGGAAGGCACGAGCCTGACCGCTTCCAGCGCGCTTATCACGCCGGGCGCCGGCGCTGCGGTTCCGCAGTCGCAGAGCTTCGCCGAGGTCCTCGGCAACATGGCGACCGACACCATTCGCTCGATGAAGTCCGCCGAAGGGGCATCGCTCCAGGCCGTCCGCGGCGAAGCCAATACCCGTGAAGTCATCGATGCGGTGATGAATGCGGAACAGTCGCTTCAGACCGCACTCGCCATTCGCGACAAGGTGGTGAGCGCCTATCTCGAAATCGCGCGCATGCAGATCTGA
- the flgC gene encoding flagellar basal body rod protein FlgC, whose amino-acid sequence MDPLTSALKVSASGLQAESTRLRIVSENIANARSSGDTPGADPYRRKTISFAAEVDRASGASLVEIQRLGTDDSNFNIEFDPGNPAADEKGMVKMPNVNVLIEMADMREANRAYEANLQTIKQSRDLISQTIDLLRASQ is encoded by the coding sequence ATGGATCCTTTGACCTCGGCGCTCAAGGTTTCGGCCTCCGGCCTGCAGGCGGAATCGACCCGCCTGCGCATCGTTTCAGAAAACATCGCCAACGCCCGCTCGAGCGGCGACACCCCCGGCGCCGATCCGTATCGCCGCAAGACCATCAGTTTCGCGGCGGAGGTCGACCGGGCGAGCGGCGCATCGCTCGTCGAGATCCAGCGTCTCGGCACGGACGACTCGAATTTCAACATCGAGTTCGATCCCGGCAATCCGGCAGCCGACGAAAAGGGCATGGTCAAGATGCCGAACGTCAACGTCCTGATCGAAATGGCCGACATGCGCGAGGCCAATCGCGCCTATGAGGCCAACCTGCAGACCATCAAGCAGTCTCGCGACCTTATCTCCCAGACAATCGACCTGTTGAGGGCTTCGCAATAA
- the flgB gene encoding flagellar basal body rod protein FlgB: MEPIQLFELASRQAQWLTVRQNVVAGNIANANTPHYRAKDVEPFESVLQNTGIQMAATHRAHFTESPDAAQVTEVSMIDDVQVQQSGNTVAIEQEMMKTGEIKRDYELNAGLVKAFHRMMLMTVRK, encoded by the coding sequence ATGGAACCGATTCAGCTTTTCGAACTTGCGTCGCGCCAGGCCCAATGGCTGACGGTTCGTCAGAACGTCGTGGCCGGCAACATCGCCAACGCCAATACGCCGCACTACCGGGCGAAAGACGTCGAGCCCTTTGAAAGCGTGCTGCAGAACACCGGCATTCAGATGGCGGCGACGCATCGCGCGCATTTCACCGAAAGCCCAGACGCCGCCCAGGTCACCGAAGTCAGCATGATCGACGACGTGCAGGTGCAGCAATCCGGAAACACGGTCGCGATCGAACAGGAAATGATGAAGACCGGTGAAATCAAGCGCGACTACGAGCTCAATGCCGGGCTCGTGAAAGCCTTTCACCGGATGATGCTCATGACGGTACGGAAGTAA
- a CDS encoding flagellar protein, with amino-acid sequence MPLIDKFLAAIGLTMAAFATFFPWYAFVHQGEFSMPRLWQGTTRDLPERPGRDVLSVSPQAMKDMDSDTAAAVDRLTTATVPGLGDAADRGQAEAEAGMDQPFPGPSGFTLRHVVNGRALIEDASGMYIVRVGSILPDNSRLATFQERGGRWVMITSKGEIYEEQ; translated from the coding sequence ATGCCGCTGATCGACAAGTTCCTGGCTGCCATCGGACTGACGATGGCGGCGTTCGCGACCTTCTTTCCCTGGTACGCCTTCGTCCATCAGGGCGAGTTCTCGATGCCGCGGCTGTGGCAGGGAACGACGCGCGACTTGCCGGAGCGCCCTGGCCGCGATGTGCTTTCCGTTTCGCCCCAGGCGATGAAGGACATGGATAGCGACACGGCGGCCGCCGTGGATCGCCTGACGACGGCTACCGTGCCTGGGCTTGGCGATGCAGCGGATCGTGGGCAGGCGGAGGCGGAAGCAGGGATGGATCAGCCGTTCCCGGGACCGTCTGGCTTCACGTTGCGACATGTCGTCAACGGCCGCGCCCTGATCGAGGATGCGAGCGGCATGTACATTGTTCGCGTAGGGTCGATCCTGCCTGACAACAGTCGCCTTGCGACGTTTCAGGAGCGCGGTGGCCGCTGGGTGATGATAACTTCCAAGGGCGAGATCTACGAAGAGCAGTAG
- the fliI gene encoding flagellar protein export ATPase FliI produces the protein MERDGPETLAASTSLAALAGLVERYAKPEFSIAPGGHVQTIAPGHYTVSGLSRHARLGDFVAHKSATGTHLGEVVRVEPERVVVCPIEPGDPIGIHDTVIRKGAFRIAPTDNWCGRTINALAEPIDGLGPLLQGDVRRSISNTAPPSMTRKRVEHGFRTGVRAIDIFSPLCLGQRLGIFAGSGVGKSTLLSMLARADAFDKVVIALVGERGREVREFIEDTLGDNLSKSVAVVATSDESPMLRKMAPLTAVTIAEHCRDKGDNVLLIVDSVTRFAHAIREVATAAGEPPIARGYPASVFTELPRLLERAGPGVEGSGTITAIISILVDGDNHNDPVADSTRGILDGHIVLERSLAEEGRYPPINPLASISRLARKAWTPDQEKLVARLKALIHRFEETRDLRLIGGYRPGGDADLDMAIKQVPVIYEVLKQTPGERAVFDAFTDLANALKAAAMGNQPGAAGMRPRG, from the coding sequence ATGGAACGTGACGGCCCCGAGACCCTTGCCGCATCGACATCGCTGGCGGCGCTTGCCGGGTTGGTCGAGCGCTACGCGAAGCCGGAGTTCTCGATCGCGCCGGGTGGGCACGTGCAGACGATCGCGCCCGGGCATTACACCGTTAGCGGTCTTTCGCGCCATGCTCGGCTCGGCGATTTCGTCGCGCACAAGAGCGCGACCGGCACGCATCTCGGCGAAGTCGTCCGTGTCGAACCTGAACGCGTGGTCGTCTGCCCGATCGAACCCGGCGATCCGATCGGCATTCACGATACGGTCATTCGCAAGGGCGCTTTCCGGATAGCTCCCACGGACAATTGGTGCGGGCGTACGATCAACGCGCTGGCGGAGCCGATCGACGGCCTCGGGCCGCTACTACAGGGCGACGTTCGCCGCTCGATCTCCAACACTGCGCCGCCGTCCATGACGCGCAAGCGCGTCGAGCATGGTTTCAGAACCGGCGTGCGTGCCATCGACATTTTCTCGCCGCTTTGCCTCGGGCAGCGCCTCGGCATCTTTGCCGGCTCCGGCGTCGGCAAGTCGACGCTGCTTTCGATGCTGGCGCGCGCCGATGCCTTCGATAAGGTTGTGATCGCGCTGGTCGGCGAACGCGGCCGCGAAGTGCGTGAATTTATCGAAGACACGCTCGGCGACAATCTTTCCAAATCGGTCGCCGTCGTCGCCACCAGCGACGAAAGCCCAATGCTGAGGAAGATGGCGCCGCTGACCGCCGTCACAATTGCCGAGCATTGTCGCGACAAGGGCGACAATGTGCTCCTCATCGTCGACAGCGTGACACGCTTCGCCCATGCGATCCGCGAGGTGGCGACGGCGGCGGGTGAGCCTCCGATCGCGCGCGGATATCCGGCTTCCGTCTTCACCGAACTGCCCCGCCTGCTAGAACGCGCCGGGCCCGGCGTCGAAGGAAGCGGGACGATCACGGCGATCATCTCGATCCTGGTGGATGGCGACAACCACAACGACCCGGTTGCCGACTCGACGCGCGGCATTCTGGATGGGCATATCGTCTTGGAGCGCAGCCTGGCGGAGGAGGGACGCTATCCACCGATCAATCCGCTCGCCTCGATCTCGCGCCTGGCGCGGAAGGCGTGGACTCCGGATCAGGAAAAGCTGGTGGCGCGCCTCAAGGCGCTGATCCATCGCTTCGAGGAAACGCGCGACCTTCGCCTGATCGGCGGCTACCGACCGGGCGGCGATGCCGATCTCGACATGGCGATCAAGCAGGTGCCGGTCATCTATGAGGTACTCAAGCAGACGCCCGGCGAGCGGGCCGTGTTCGACGCCTTCACCGATCTTGCCAATGCGTTGAAGGCGGCCGCGATGGGAAATCAGCCGGGTGCCGCCGGCATGCGACCGAGGGGGTAG
- the flgF gene encoding flagellar basal-body rod protein FlgF, producing the protein MQTGLYVAISSQMALEKRLNTLADNIANSGTVGFRGAEVKFNQMLGDTKPTKVSYVSEGEEYLNTNTGSLARTGASLDFAIKGDAWFSIDTPGGPALTRDGRFTLTETGELVTIKGYPVLDAGGAPIQLNGGAGEITVGANGAIHQNGNQVALLGLYEADFSNGFMRYDNSAVMPAIQPEPVVDRFDIGVMQGFLEESNVNAIQEMSQLIMVTRAFDNITALMRDSEGSLEEAIKTLGGS; encoded by the coding sequence GTGCAGACCGGTCTCTATGTGGCGATCTCATCGCAGATGGCGCTCGAAAAGCGCCTGAACACGCTCGCCGACAACATCGCAAACTCCGGCACCGTCGGCTTTCGCGGGGCTGAAGTGAAGTTCAACCAGATGCTCGGCGACACCAAACCGACCAAGGTTTCCTATGTGTCGGAAGGTGAGGAATACCTCAATACCAATACCGGGTCGCTTGCACGCACCGGCGCCTCGCTCGACTTTGCGATCAAGGGCGACGCCTGGTTTTCGATCGACACGCCCGGCGGGCCGGCCTTGACCCGCGACGGCCGGTTCACGCTGACGGAAACGGGCGAACTCGTCACCATCAAGGGCTATCCGGTGCTCGACGCCGGGGGGGCGCCGATCCAGCTGAATGGCGGAGCAGGCGAAATCACCGTCGGCGCCAACGGCGCCATCCACCAGAACGGCAATCAGGTCGCTCTGCTTGGCCTTTACGAGGCGGACTTCAGCAACGGCTTCATGCGCTACGACAACAGTGCAGTCATGCCGGCAATTCAGCCGGAGCCGGTCGTCGACCGTTTCGATATCGGCGTGATGCAGGGATTCCTCGAAGAGTCGAACGTCAACGCCATTCAGGAAATGTCGCAGCTCATCATGGTCACCCGTGCCTTCGACAATATCACGGCCCTAATGCGCGACAGCGAGGGATCGCTGGAAGAAGCAATCAAGACGCTGGGCGGCAGCTGA
- a CDS encoding DUF1217 domain-containing protein — translation MTTTYTSYKLITADLTKSLERVSEQPDVARETEYYLAKIGSIKTIDDFFADSRLYNYAMKAHGLEDMAYAKAFMRKVLSEGIDNDDAFANKLTDARYKALVESLNFARNGEAATSFDRAQKGVADKYARQTLEQNAGEENAGVRLALYFSRMAPTITSGYAIIADEALAQVVRTALQLPEEFAATDVDRQAEAYEAAIDLKDFQDPEKLAAFLDRFTALWELNNSTDSYDPLAVFGSSSGYGISSDLLLSINSLKLGGR, via the coding sequence GTGACCACGACCTATACGAGCTACAAGCTGATCACCGCCGATCTGACGAAATCGCTGGAGCGCGTTTCCGAACAGCCGGACGTTGCGCGCGAGACGGAATACTATCTGGCGAAGATCGGCAGCATCAAAACCATCGACGATTTCTTCGCCGACAGCCGGCTCTACAACTACGCGATGAAGGCGCACGGTCTCGAAGACATGGCCTATGCGAAGGCCTTCATGCGCAAGGTGCTTTCCGAGGGCATCGACAACGACGATGCCTTTGCCAACAAGCTGACGGATGCCCGCTATAAGGCGCTGGTCGAATCCCTGAACTTCGCTCGCAATGGCGAGGCGGCGACCTCATTCGATCGCGCGCAAAAGGGTGTTGCCGACAAATATGCGCGCCAGACGCTGGAACAGAACGCCGGCGAGGAAAATGCCGGCGTGCGGCTGGCGCTCTATTTCTCGCGCATGGCGCCGACGATCACCAGCGGCTACGCCATCATCGCCGACGAGGCGCTGGCACAGGTTGTGCGAACCGCCCTGCAACTGCCGGAGGAATTCGCGGCGACCGATGTCGATCGCCAGGCCGAAGCCTATGAGGCGGCGATCGATCTCAAGGACTTCCAGGATCCCGAAAAGCTGGCGGCGTTTCTCGACCGCTTCACCGCCCTTTGGGAACTCAACAATTCCACGGACAGCTACGATCCGCTTGCGGTTTTCGGTTCATCGAGCGGCTACGGCATCTCCTCCGATCTGCTCCTGTCCATCAATAGCCTGAAACTCGGGGGACGCTGA
- the motA gene encoding flagellar motor stator protein MotA has product MNIIIGLLVTFGCILGGYLAMGGHLEVLNQPFELLIIGGAGIGGFIMANSMKVVKDTGRALGEAFRHKVPKERHYLDTLGVLYSLMRDLRTKSRNEIESHIDNPEESSIFQSAPTVLQNKELTAFICDYVRLIIIGNARSHEIEALMDEEIQTITHDKMKCYHSLTTMGDALPAIGIVAAVLGVIKAMGAINEAPEVLGAKIAAALVGTLLGVFLSYSIVGPLVANIKAVREKQNRLYVIVKQTLLAYMNGSVPQVALEYGRKTISAYERPSIDAVEQEMMNPGGGSESKAA; this is encoded by the coding sequence ATGAACATCATCATCGGGCTTCTTGTGACCTTCGGCTGTATCCTCGGCGGATATCTCGCGATGGGCGGCCACCTGGAAGTCCTGAACCAGCCTTTCGAGCTGCTGATCATCGGCGGTGCCGGCATCGGCGGTTTCATCATGGCCAACTCGATGAAGGTCGTGAAAGACACCGGCAGGGCGCTCGGCGAAGCCTTCCGGCACAAGGTCCCGAAGGAGCGGCACTACCTCGATACGCTCGGTGTGCTCTACAGCCTGATGCGCGATCTCAGAACCAAATCCCGCAATGAGATCGAGAGCCACATCGACAACCCGGAAGAATCGTCGATCTTCCAGTCCGCCCCCACAGTCCTGCAGAACAAGGAACTGACCGCCTTCATCTGCGACTATGTGCGACTGATCATCATCGGCAACGCCCGCTCGCACGAGATCGAGGCGCTGATGGACGAGGAAATCCAGACAATCACGCACGACAAGATGAAGTGCTATCACTCGCTGACAACCATGGGGGACGCGCTGCCGGCGATCGGTATCGTCGCGGCGGTTCTCGGCGTCATCAAGGCGATGGGCGCCATCAACGAGGCGCCCGAAGTGCTTGGAGCCAAGATCGCCGCCGCACTCGTCGGAACCCTGCTCGGCGTTTTCCTCTCCTACTCGATCGTCGGCCCGCTCGTCGCAAACATCAAGGCGGTGCGCGAGAAGCAGAACCGCCTCTACGTCATCGTCAAGCAGACGCTGCTTGCCTACATGAACGGCTCGGTCCCGCAGGTCGCGCTCGAATATGGCCGCAAGACCATCTCCGCCTATGAACGGCCTTCCATCGACGCGGTCGAGCAGGAGATGATGAACCCGGGCGGCGGCAGCGAAAGCAAGGCGGCATAA
- a CDS encoding FliM/FliN family flagellar motor switch protein, whose product MNPSTASNVHAFDKGLLARMTGALGDDKVIGRTALELGQAFGELLPGMYKAETGHDIAIGYAGFKTGLRNELIAGLGGGVLLTDASLRNWCQDFQIGCDSPVLITLVEALLGAEPTSIGEPQPRSMSQIEIDVAVPIFEKIADVLRLAVNAPGGVEPVVSRPYNSETRPKPDPAMEDIYAASIDMTIGLGPVLSTFSVIVPQSVLLKTQIVPVKGAGQGNKTKTEWTEQLEEQVRRSAVTLEARVRLESLTLDTISRLQPGDVIPFHDGQDVRVEVNANGRELYVCEFGRSGAKYTVRVKDTHGSEQDILRHIMS is encoded by the coding sequence ATGAATCCGAGCACGGCATCGAACGTCCACGCATTCGACAAGGGGCTGCTTGCGCGCATGACCGGCGCGCTCGGCGACGACAAGGTGATCGGCCGGACCGCGCTCGAACTCGGCCAGGCCTTCGGCGAATTGCTTCCGGGCATGTATAAGGCCGAGACCGGTCACGACATTGCGATCGGCTATGCCGGTTTCAAGACCGGTCTCAGGAACGAGCTCATTGCGGGCCTTGGAGGCGGTGTTCTGCTAACCGACGCTTCGCTGCGCAACTGGTGCCAGGATTTCCAGATCGGTTGTGACAGTCCGGTTCTCATCACCCTCGTCGAAGCCCTGCTCGGTGCCGAGCCCACGAGCATCGGGGAACCGCAGCCCCGCTCGATGTCACAGATCGAGATCGACGTCGCGGTGCCGATCTTCGAAAAGATCGCCGATGTACTGCGCCTGGCGGTGAACGCGCCCGGCGGCGTCGAGCCCGTCGTCAGCCGTCCATACAACAGCGAAACGCGCCCCAAACCCGACCCCGCGATGGAAGACATTTACGCGGCCTCGATCGATATGACGATCGGCCTCGGGCCGGTGCTCTCGACCTTTTCGGTCATCGTTCCCCAAAGCGTTCTCCTCAAGACGCAAATCGTCCCGGTCAAGGGTGCCGGCCAGGGCAATAAAACAAAGACGGAATGGACCGAACAGCTCGAGGAGCAGGTTCGCCGCTCCGCAGTGACGCTCGAGGCGCGCGTCCGTTTGGAAAGTCTCACGCTCGACACGATCAGCCGCCTGCAGCCAGGGGACGTGATCCCGTTTCATGACGGTCAGGACGTTCGCGTGGAAGTAAACGCCAATGGGCGCGAGCTCTATGTCTGCGAGTTCGGGCGGTCTGGCGCGAAATATACGGTCCGGGTCAAGGATACGCACGGCTCCGAACAGGACATCCTTCGCCACATCATGAGTTAA
- the fliN gene encoding flagellar motor switch protein FliN: MAPKKAAPIQEQAAFAVEDTELDQAIDDLRGVLKKDGEQATDFGADFGSTGALDMTTEFGGDFGGATDTAGAFGGDFGADSFGGDFAGAGMNGAFNAGGSFGDGGFDAAEPATESAPGSGMTANLDLIMDIPIDVQIVLGTSRMQVSGLMGLSEGATIALDRKIGEPVEIMVNGRVIGRGEITVLEGDVTRFGVKLIEIKGSKKS; the protein is encoded by the coding sequence ATGGCACCCAAGAAAGCAGCACCCATCCAAGAACAGGCCGCCTTCGCCGTCGAAGACACGGAGCTCGACCAGGCGATCGACGACCTGCGCGGCGTTCTCAAGAAGGATGGCGAGCAGGCGACGGATTTTGGCGCCGACTTCGGCTCCACCGGGGCGCTGGACATGACAACAGAATTCGGCGGCGACTTTGGTGGCGCCACCGATACCGCAGGCGCATTTGGCGGCGACTTCGGGGCGGATAGCTTCGGCGGCGATTTCGCCGGTGCGGGAATGAACGGCGCCTTCAACGCCGGCGGAAGCTTTGGCGATGGCGGTTTCGATGCCGCCGAGCCGGCAACCGAATCCGCGCCCGGCAGCGGCATGACGGCCAATCTCGATCTGATCATGGACATTCCGATCGATGTTCAGATCGTGCTCGGCACCAGCCGGATGCAGGTTTCCGGACTCATGGGCCTCAGCGAAGGCGCAACGATCGCGCTCGATCGCAAGATCGGGGAGCCGGTCGAAATCATGGTCAATGGCCGGGTGATCGGTCGTGGTGAAATTACCGTACTCGAGGGCGACGTGACCCGTTTCGGCGTCAAGCTCATCGAGATCAAGGGAAGCAAGAAGTCATAG